A genomic segment from Solenopsis invicta isolate M01_SB chromosome 5, UNIL_Sinv_3.0, whole genome shotgun sequence encodes:
- the LOC120357749 gene encoding protein GVQW3-like: MDRTVEQRYAIKFCVKLGKSATETLPLIQQAFGSDCLSKSQVFRWHKSFKEGREEVTDEPRIGRPSTSRIDENVTRVRDCLNFDRRLSLQLIAETLNITKTTVSRIVTDDLNMKKVCAKLVPKVLTDEQKNMRVLRCQELLEMCENDPNFLNSVITGDESWIFEYDPETKRQSSEWHTPSSPRPKKARMSKSRIKTMLIVFFDVRGIVHHEFVPTGTTVNAAFYLEVLKKLKKRVTRCRSDIKNAWKLHHDNAPSHSAFVVNDFLAKTHTPLISQPPYSPDLAPADFFLFPRLKQGLKGKHWGTITNIQAHVTSALKDILEKAFQDAFQAWKHRLQKCIDAGGCYFEDF; encoded by the coding sequence ATGGATCGTACTGTGGAGCAACGTTACGCTATCAAATTCTGCGTTAAACTTGGAAAGTCCGCCACCGAAACGTTGCCATTAATTCAGCAGGCCTTTGGGAGTGATTGCTTGTCAAAATCACAAGTTTTCCGATGGCACAAGTCGTTCAAGGAGGGCCGAGAGGAAGTCACCGACGAACCCCGCATTGGACGTCCATCAACCTCCCGAATTGACGAAAATGTGACGCGTGTGCgtgattgtttaaattttgacagACGGTTGAGCCTTCAATTGATAGCAGAAACTCTTAACATTACGAAAACAACAGTTTCTCGTATTGTAACCGACGATTTAAACATGAAAAAGGTGTGCGCCAAACTGGTCCCTAAAGTGTTGACCGACGAACAAAAGAACATGCGAGTGCTTCGATGCCAAGAACTCTTGGAAATGTGTGaaaatgatcctaattttttaaactcagtTATCACCGGTGATGAGTCGTGGATTTTTGAGTACGACCCGGAGACAAAAAGACAGAGTTCAGAGTGGCACACTCCATCGTCGCCCCGCCCCAAGAAGGCACGCATGAGCAAATCCAGAATCAAAACCATGCTCATTGTCTTCTTTGACGTCAGAGGCATTGTTCACCATGAATTCGTACCTACAGGGACCACTGTGAACGCAGCTTTCTACTTGGAAgtgctaaaaaaattgaaaaaaagggtcacacgTTGCCGAAGCGACATCAAGAACGCGTGGAAGCTGCATCATGACAACGCGCCAAGCCACAGCGCCTTCGTTGTCAACGATTTCCTGGCCAAGACCCACACCCCATTGATTTCCCAGCCTCCCTACAGTCCCGACCTGGCACCCgcagacttttttttgtttcctcgtTTAAAACAAGGCCTGAAAGGAAAACATTGGGGCACAATTACAAACATCCAGGCACATGTGACATCGGCTCTAAAGGACATCCTGGAGAAGGCCTTTCAGGATGCCTTCCAGGCCTGGAAGCATCGCCTCCAAAAATGTATCGATGCGGGAGGGTGCTATTTTGAAGATTTCTAA